CACCAACAGTGGTGCCCTTCACCACTACGCTAACACCTGGCAGGGGGGAACTGTCAGTAGATGAAATCACCCTTCCTGATACAGTCCTGCTTTGTGCCATGGCGCTGAAACTCAGCACGCTAAGCAGCATGGAGAACAAGAGTAATACTTTCTTCATTGGTTTGGTTTGGTTAATAAAAAGAAACAATAATTGACTAATGTAGGCATTTAAAAGAATTGTGAAAAAACATTTTTTTTGGAGGCTTTTACCAGGGAGATAAATAAACGGGAGGCAAAGAAGTAGTATGCATGTAGTGCTTTAAGGGTCAGCAACTTAAAAGTGTTTCATTATTTAACCTAATTATTTAACACTTTTTTAACGTTTTTAACACAATCATAACAACATTTCATTCATAATTCTGTTTTAGTGTAGGCCTATTAATTCAAAGACCCAGAACAGGCAGAGAGGGTTGCATCTGCGGCTTTTATTCGTCTAAGCTTCCCGAAGGCAAAAATTATATTAGCAGCGCCTTTTTTCTTAATATTACACCTGTATTTACCATATACATATTTCCTTACTTCTATGAAAAACATATTGACTTCTAAGGTAGGCTTGGTGCTGGCCTTATTTTTTGCTCTTGCTGGGTCAAGCGCCATGGCGCAGATTAAAATGCCGGCCGCCAGCCCATCTACTACCATTAAACAAACCCTGGGCCTGGGCGATGTGACCGTGGAATATTCCCGCCCCAGCGCCAAAGGCCGCAAAGTGATAGGCGACCTGGTACCTTTCAATGGAAAAGTGTGGAGAACCGGCGCCAATGCCTCCACCAAAATCACGTTCTCTGAGGAGATGATGCTGGAAGGCAACAAAGTACCCGCCGGCCAATATGCACTCTACACCATACCCGGTGAAAAAGAGTGGACCGTTATCATCCACAAAAACCTGAAGCACTGGGGAGACGGCGGTCCTGCTTACAAGCAAGACGAAGACCTGGTGCGCTTTAAGGTAACGCCTAAGAAATCTGCTGAAAAAGT
This region of Rufibacter sp. LB8 genomic DNA includes:
- a CDS encoding DUF2911 domain-containing protein; the protein is MKNILTSKVGLVLALFFALAGSSAMAQIKMPAASPSTTIKQTLGLGDVTVEYSRPSAKGRKVIGDLVPFNGKVWRTGANASTKITFSEEMMLEGNKVPAGQYALYTIPGEKEWTVIIHKNLKHWGDGGPAYKQDEDLVRFKVTPKKSAEKVETFTIGFADLTNNGGTMQIMWENIVVPVKITSDVDSKVMAQIQEKVANGTNVTPALYAAAANYYFDNNKDVKQALTWIQKANETDPKFWNLHYQAKMQAKLKDYKGAAATAQKSIELAKKENNADYVALNEKLLAEIKNKK